Genomic window (Arcobacter aquimarinus):
TTAAGAACTCTGTTCTAATACCAATTAATCCACGTGCAGGAATTTCAAACTCTAACCTTGTATAACCTTCACCCATTGGTACCATGTTTGTCATAGTAGCTTTTCTTTTTCCAAGTTTTTCGATAATTGCACCTGTAAATTCATCTGGTAAATCGATTACTAAATGCTCAAATGGCTCCATTTTTACACCATTTTCTTCTCTAATAATAACCTCAGGTCTTCCAATAGAGAACTCAAAACCTTCTCTTCTCATATTTTCAGCCAAAATAGTAATTTGAAGTTCACCTCTTCCATTTACTTTAAATTTACCTTCACCAATTTGCTCATAACTCATAGCAATATTTGTATTCATTTCAGAAGCTAATCTTTCGTTGATTTTATTTGAAGTAACATATTTACCTTCAGTTCCTGCTAATGGAGAATCATTTACAGCAAATGTAACAGAAAGTGTTGGTTCTTCAATATGCATTGGATCAAGTGGCATTGGATTATTTGGATCACATAAAGAATCTCCAACATCAATAGTTTCAAAACCAGCAACAGCTACGATATCACCAGTTCCTGCTTGTTTAATATCAAATCTATCCATACCTTTAAATCCGATAAGTTTAGTAACTCTTCCTTTGATTTTTTCACCATCAGCTTTACATAAAACTACAGTTTCTCCCATAGAAATTGTACCATTGAAGATTCTTGCAATTCCAATTTTTCCAATAAAATTGTCATAATCAAGAGTAAATACTTGAAGTTGTAAACCATTTGCATCATCACCTTTTGGTTTTGGAACTTCTTTTAAAATAGTTTCATATAATGGCGTTAAATCTTTATTTTCATCTTCTAAAGCTAATTTCGCATATCCATCTCTTGCTGCTGCATAAACAACTGGGAATTCTAATTGCTCTTCTGTTGCATCCATATTTGCAAAAAGGTCAAATACCTCATCAATAACTCTATCTGGCTCTCCACCTGGTTTATCAATTTTATTGATAACAACGATTGGTCTATGTCCTAAAGATAAAGCTTTTTTTACAACAAATTTTGTTTGAGGCATAACTCCCTCTTGTGCATCAACAAGAAGTAAAACAGAATCAACCATTTTTAAAACCCTCTCAACTTCTCCACCAAAATCGGCGTGTCCTGGAGTGTCAATAATGTTAATTCTAACACCTTCATAATCAATTGCTGTGTTTTTAGAAAGAATAGTAATTCCTCTCTCTTTTTCTATAGCATTGCTATCCATAACTCTTTCATCTACATTTTGGTGTGCTGAAAATGTACCACTTTGTTTTAAAAGTTGGTCTACAAGTGTTGTTTTACCGTGGTCAACGTGCGCTATTACTGC
Coding sequences:
- the typA gene encoding translational GTPase TypA, whose product is MRDIRNIAVIAHVDHGKTTLVDQLLKQSGTFSAHQNVDERVMDSNAIEKERGITILSKNTAIDYEGVRINIIDTPGHADFGGEVERVLKMVDSVLLLVDAQEGVMPQTKFVVKKALSLGHRPIVVINKIDKPGGEPDRVIDEVFDLFANMDATEEQLEFPVVYAAARDGYAKLALEDENKDLTPLYETILKEVPKPKGDDANGLQLQVFTLDYDNFIGKIGIARIFNGTISMGETVVLCKADGEKIKGRVTKLIGFKGMDRFDIKQAGTGDIVAVAGFETIDVGDSLCDPNNPMPLDPMHIEEPTLSVTFAVNDSPLAGTEGKYVTSNKINERLASEMNTNIAMSYEQIGEGKFKVNGRGELQITILAENMRREGFEFSIGRPEVIIREENGVKMEPFEHLVIDLPDEFTGAIIEKLGKRKATMTNMVPMGEGYTRLEFEIPARGLIGIRTEFLTETKGEGVMNHSFLEFRPYSGTVESRKNGALVSMENGEALGYSIFNLQDRGIMFIKPQDKVYIGMVIGQHAKDNDLDVNPIKGKAQSNVRSSGADEAIKLVPPRQMSLENALEWIEDDELVEITPLSIRVRKKELDPTVRKRTAKKEKFA